One part of the Vicinamibacterales bacterium genome encodes these proteins:
- a CDS encoding MmcQ/YjbR family DNA-binding protein, whose translation MTPAGFRRIALALKDVEEHAHHHHPDFRVAGRVFATLGYPDRAWGMVKLTPDQQRAFSRDYPEAFAPVKGAWGERGATSTRLKSLDEEMLGEALTLAWRNAVEAKPARTAKPPRRRHAP comes from the coding sequence ATGACCCCCGCCGGATTTCGTCGCATCGCGCTGGCGCTGAAGGACGTCGAGGAGCACGCGCACCATCATCATCCGGACTTTCGCGTCGCCGGCCGCGTCTTCGCCACGCTCGGTTACCCCGACCGCGCCTGGGGGATGGTCAAGCTCACTCCAGATCAGCAGCGAGCCTTCAGTCGTGACTACCCCGAGGCGTTCGCCCCTGTGAAGGGCGCGTGGGGCGAACGGGGCGCCACATCGACGCGCTTGAAGAGTCTGGACGAAGAGATGCTCGGAGAAGCGCTGACGCTCGCGTGGCGCAACGCTGTCGAAGCCAAGCCCGCTCGCACGGCCAAGCCACCGCGACGTCGCCACGCGCCATGA
- a CDS encoding PEP-CTERM sorting domain-containing protein (PEP-CTERM proteins occur, often in large numbers, in the proteomes of bacteria that also encode an exosortase, a predicted intramembrane cysteine proteinase. The presence of a PEP-CTERM domain at a protein's C-terminus predicts cleavage within the sorting domain, followed by covalent anchoring to some some component of the (usually Gram-negative) cell surface. Many PEP-CTERM proteins exhibit an unusual sequence composition that includes large numbers of potential glycosylation sites. Expression of one such protein has been shown restore the ability of a bacterium to form floc, a type of biofilm.), producing MFVRTKIVAAAAIVSAALPVLAGADPITLSSSRFAISDAHASDTTGQTGSSSSPEDSDAMHALADATLPASHAEGTADLVTNLVDPHHLSGEGMASAVASGPDSQAFADGLTGFNLLVTLSVAQVYDFNASFDGSGRGVTWLDSGSAVSAPNTSLFGDRNPFAPNISHSGVLQPGTYGFDILGDAQAVSSPFGPMFASVGFNFTLDFSDPGSPSPTPEPASAVLLMTAIGALGWRRLLFAR from the coding sequence ATGTTTGTCCGCACGAAGATCGTAGCTGCGGCTGCGATCGTGTCGGCTGCGCTGCCTGTGCTGGCCGGCGCCGACCCGATTACGCTCAGTTCCTCCCGTTTCGCGATCAGCGACGCCCACGCCAGCGATACGACCGGCCAGACTGGCTCGTCCAGCAGCCCGGAGGACAGCGACGCGATGCACGCGCTGGCGGATGCGACGCTGCCGGCCAGTCATGCGGAGGGGACCGCCGATCTCGTCACCAACCTCGTCGACCCACATCATTTGTCAGGAGAGGGGATGGCCTCGGCGGTTGCCAGTGGCCCCGACTCGCAGGCCTTCGCTGATGGCTTGACGGGCTTCAACCTCCTGGTCACCTTGTCCGTCGCGCAGGTCTACGACTTCAACGCCAGCTTCGATGGGAGTGGGCGTGGAGTGACATGGTTGGACTCGGGCTCCGCCGTCAGCGCGCCCAACACATCGCTGTTCGGCGACCGAAACCCGTTCGCGCCGAACATCTCACACTCCGGTGTCCTGCAGCCCGGGACTTACGGCTTTGACATCCTCGGCGACGCCCAGGCCGTGTCGTCGCCATTCGGCCCGATGTTCGCGTCAGTCGGCTTCAACTTCACGCTGGATTTCTCGGACCCCGGCAGCCCTTCGCCGACGCCGGAGCCCGCGAGCGCCGTGCTCCTCATGACCGCCATCGGCGCGCTCGGCTGGCGGCGGCTACTCTTTGCCCGTTAG
- a CDS encoding ABC transporter permease yields MGGGFQDWAKDALLEVQEYVRLLGRVVRGAVSQPFYYRDLIQQFDQIGAGSLTVVLLAGFFTGMVLALNSGITLDQFGARSMVGRLISASMVKELGPVLSGLMVSGRVGSGIAAELGSMQVTDQIAALRALGTDPVRKLVVPRVLAGVAMMPLLSILATGIGMVGGWIVSLLQFHVASTIYWTAVVNGLYIQDVWMGVIKPIFLGFTIATVACHVGMRTTGGTQGVGDATKLAVVASSVAVIAVDFMVTKVMIVLLY; encoded by the coding sequence GTGGGAGGCGGATTTCAGGACTGGGCGAAAGACGCCCTCCTCGAGGTCCAGGAGTATGTGCGCCTGCTCGGCCGAGTCGTACGCGGCGCGGTATCGCAGCCGTTCTATTACCGCGACCTGATCCAGCAGTTCGACCAGATCGGCGCAGGGTCGCTGACCGTCGTGCTGCTCGCTGGCTTCTTTACCGGCATGGTGCTCGCACTCAATTCCGGCATCACGCTCGACCAGTTCGGCGCGCGTTCGATGGTCGGGCGGTTGATCAGCGCGTCGATGGTGAAGGAACTCGGGCCGGTGCTGAGCGGGTTGATGGTGTCGGGACGCGTCGGCTCGGGGATCGCGGCCGAACTCGGCTCCATGCAGGTGACCGATCAGATCGCGGCGCTGCGCGCGCTCGGTACTGATCCGGTCCGCAAGCTGGTGGTACCGCGGGTGCTGGCCGGCGTGGCGATGATGCCGCTGCTGAGCATTCTTGCGACGGGGATCGGCATGGTCGGCGGATGGATCGTCTCGCTGCTGCAGTTCCACGTCGCGAGCACGATCTACTGGACGGCGGTGGTCAACGGGCTCTACATCCAGGATGTGTGGATGGGCGTCATCAAGCCGATCTTCCTCGGTTTCACCATCGCCACCGTGGCCTGCCACGTTGGCATGCGGACGACCGGCGGCACTCAGGGCGTGGGCGACGCCACCAAACTCGCGGTGGTCGCCAGCTCGGTGGCGGTGATCGCGGTCGATTTCATGGTGACGAAGGTCATGATCGTGCTGCTCTATTGA
- a CDS encoding MlaD family protein produces the protein MPRTRSLAWSELKIGIMAVAALALTAMLVIAVGGASGFTWERYGLKTNFQDVQGLKSGAIVRIAGVEVGKVTKVELKGDGVEVGLSIKKENQSRVTSGSRASIGSISLLGEPLIDVSAAPGGTPLKEGDTIQSVKPPVQFSDVAASANEGITAATGLLKDIRGGKGTVGKLVTDDELYHDLTALADSINQVTASINKGKGTLGKLTNDPHAYDELNASLANLRQMTDRINAGEGSLGKLLKDDALAKSLSAASANFEQASGRMNRGDNTFGKLLTEKELYDRLNGSVNRLDQTLKNLNDGQGTAGQLLHNKEMYDNMNAAANELKGLIADIRRDPKKYLNVKVSIF, from the coding sequence ATGCCAAGGACACGATCGCTGGCCTGGTCGGAACTGAAGATCGGCATCATGGCGGTGGCGGCGCTGGCGCTCACCGCGATGCTGGTCATCGCGGTCGGCGGTGCCAGCGGCTTCACCTGGGAGCGTTACGGCCTGAAGACGAATTTTCAGGACGTGCAGGGGCTGAAGAGCGGCGCCATCGTCCGCATCGCCGGCGTCGAGGTCGGCAAGGTGACCAAGGTGGAGTTGAAAGGCGACGGCGTCGAGGTCGGGCTGTCGATCAAGAAGGAAAACCAGTCGCGGGTGACGTCCGGCTCGCGCGCGTCGATCGGCTCGATCAGCCTGCTGGGCGAGCCGCTGATCGACGTCTCGGCGGCGCCGGGCGGCACCCCGCTGAAGGAAGGGGACACGATCCAGTCGGTGAAGCCGCCGGTGCAGTTCAGTGACGTCGCCGCAAGCGCCAACGAGGGCATCACCGCCGCGACGGGGCTGCTCAAGGACATCCGCGGAGGCAAGGGCACCGTCGGCAAGCTGGTCACCGACGACGAGCTCTATCACGATCTGACCGCGCTCGCCGACTCGATCAACCAGGTCACCGCGTCGATCAACAAGGGCAAGGGGACGCTCGGAAAGCTGACCAACGATCCGCACGCCTACGACGAGCTGAACGCATCGCTGGCCAACCTGCGGCAGATGACGGATCGGATCAATGCCGGCGAGGGTTCCCTCGGGAAGCTGCTGAAGGACGATGCGCTCGCCAAGTCGTTGAGCGCGGCGAGCGCGAATTTCGAGCAGGCGAGCGGCCGGATGAACCGCGGCGACAACACCTTCGGCAAGCTGCTGACCGAAAAGGAACTGTACGATCGCTTGAACGGCAGCGTGAACCGTCTCGATCAGACGTTGAAGAACCTGAACGACGGGCAGGGAACTGCCGGCCAGCTCCTGCACAACAAGGAGATGTATGACAATATGAACGCAGCCGCGAACGAACTGAAAGGGTTGATCGCGGACATCCGCAGGGATCCGAAAAAGTACTTGAACGTCAAGGTGAGCATCTTCTAA
- the uvrB gene encoding excinuclease ABC subunit UvrB: MASKYDHFELVTDFELRGDQARAIDELVDGLNRGDHAQVLLGVTGSGKTFSMAQTIARVNRPTLVMAHNKTLAAQLYQEFRRFFPNNAVEYFVSYYDYYQPEAYVPTTDSYIEKEATINDEIDRMRLSATRSLFERRDVIIVASVSCIYGLGSPEAYYGMMLPLERGQRIDRDQILRRLVEIQYDRNDHSFERGVFRVRGDIVEVYLSYEETALRIELFGDEVDELSTFDPLTGKLLRRHDKVAVYPKTHFVAPRERTKAAVETIKAELEWYRGGLESEGKVLEAHRLHQRTMFDLEMIKEIGYCHGIENYARHLTGRAPGDPPPTLLDYLPPDSLTIVDESHQTVPQVRGMYHGDRSRKEVLVAYGFRLPSALDNRPLNFEEWETRVKQVLYVSATPGPYELRQAGGAVVEQIIRPTGLVDPMIDVRPVKGQVDDLLAEIRDRAGRGERVLVTTLTKRMAEDLTQYYQELGVKVRYLHSDIDTLERIEILRDLRRGIFDVLVGINLLREGLDLPEVSLVAILDADKEGFLRSAGSLIQTIGRAARNVNGRAIMYADHVTDSMRTALAETDRRRGIQEAYNREHGITPASIVKSIDEVMTSVYERDYVTVGTTADEAGQFRTHAELEAFVAGLQAQMKAAAANLEFEKAAGLRDRIKQLKSRDLGLAGSRR; encoded by the coding sequence ATGGCCTCCAAGTACGACCACTTCGAACTCGTCACCGACTTCGAGCTCAGAGGCGACCAGGCGCGCGCCATCGACGAGCTTGTGGACGGGCTGAACCGCGGCGACCACGCGCAGGTCCTGCTCGGCGTCACCGGCTCGGGCAAGACGTTCAGCATGGCGCAGACCATCGCGCGGGTGAACCGCCCGACCCTCGTGATGGCTCACAACAAGACGCTGGCGGCGCAGCTCTACCAGGAGTTCCGACGCTTCTTTCCCAACAACGCGGTCGAGTACTTCGTCAGCTACTACGACTACTACCAGCCGGAAGCCTACGTTCCGACTACCGACTCGTACATCGAGAAGGAAGCGACGATCAACGACGAGATCGACCGGATGCGGCTGTCGGCCACACGGTCGCTGTTCGAGCGCCGCGACGTCATCATCGTCGCCAGCGTCTCGTGCATCTACGGTCTCGGGTCGCCCGAGGCCTATTACGGGATGATGCTGCCGCTCGAGCGCGGGCAGCGGATCGACCGCGATCAGATCCTCCGCAGGCTGGTCGAGATCCAGTACGACAGGAACGACCACAGCTTCGAGCGTGGCGTCTTCCGCGTCCGCGGCGACATCGTCGAGGTGTATCTCTCGTACGAAGAGACGGCGCTGCGGATCGAGCTCTTCGGCGACGAGGTCGACGAGCTGAGCACGTTCGACCCACTGACCGGCAAGCTGCTGCGCCGGCACGACAAGGTGGCGGTCTACCCCAAGACGCATTTCGTCGCGCCGCGCGAGCGGACCAAGGCCGCGGTCGAGACGATCAAGGCGGAGCTCGAGTGGTACCGCGGCGGGCTGGAATCGGAAGGCAAGGTGCTCGAAGCGCACCGGTTGCATCAGCGGACGATGTTCGATCTCGAGATGATTAAAGAGATCGGCTATTGCCACGGGATCGAGAATTACGCACGCCACCTGACCGGACGCGCGCCGGGCGATCCGCCGCCGACGCTGCTCGACTACCTGCCGCCCGACTCGCTGACGATCGTCGACGAGAGCCATCAGACCGTTCCTCAGGTCCGCGGCATGTATCACGGCGACCGGTCGCGCAAAGAGGTCCTGGTCGCCTACGGCTTCCGCCTGCCTTCGGCGCTCGACAACCGGCCGCTCAACTTCGAGGAGTGGGAAACGCGGGTCAAGCAGGTGCTCTACGTGTCGGCGACGCCGGGTCCGTACGAATTGCGGCAGGCGGGGGGCGCCGTGGTCGAGCAGATCATCCGGCCGACCGGCCTGGTCGATCCGATGATCGACGTGCGTCCGGTGAAGGGGCAGGTCGACGACTTGCTGGCCGAGATCCGCGACCGTGCCGGCCGCGGCGAGCGCGTGCTGGTGACGACGCTCACCAAGCGGATGGCGGAGGACCTGACGCAGTACTACCAGGAGCTGGGGGTCAAGGTCCGCTACCTGCACTCCGACATCGACACGCTCGAGCGGATCGAGATCCTGCGCGATCTGCGCCGCGGCATCTTCGACGTCCTGGTCGGGATCAATCTGCTGCGCGAGGGGCTCGACCTGCCGGAGGTATCGCTGGTGGCGATCCTGGATGCCGACAAGGAAGGATTCCTGCGCTCCGCCGGCTCGCTCATCCAGACCATCGGCCGTGCCGCCCGCAACGTCAACGGACGGGCGATCATGTATGCCGACCACGTCACCGACTCGATGCGCACGGCGCTCGCCGAGACCGACCGCCGCCGCGGCATTCAGGAGGCCTACAACCGCGAACACGGGATCACTCCGGCATCGATCGTGAAGAGCATCGATGAGGTCATGACGAGTGTGTACGAGCGCGACTATGTCACGGTCGGCACGACCGCCGACGAGGCGGGGCAGTTCAGGACGCATGCGGAGCTGGAGGCGTTCGTGGCCGGGCTGCAGGCGCAGATGAAGGCGGCGGCCGCCAACCTCGAGTTCGAGAAGGCGGCGGGGCTGCGCGACCGCATCAAGCAATTGAAGAGCCGGGATCTCGGGCTGGCCGGGAGCCGCCGCTAG
- a CDS encoding PEP-CTERM sorting domain-containing protein — MRKLFLQSVCFLALFWVVGVTRVAADEVTVTSGQAVAQMSGGSFTFTGDGFSLTAGPNGVAGEIFQCEPCAPADRIQFNLSSTSGGHFSSGFPGEFNGVAYPSTNLFGQLNFTSPMEFTSATALHTISAPFTLSGEIEGLPPGSGSGGTPIFIASLSGSGIATAHFTPVGGGLFDAHDITYDFTSPDVSATPEPASLLLLGTGALSLLARRRRI; from the coding sequence ATGCGGAAGTTATTTCTCCAGAGTGTCTGTTTTCTCGCTCTTTTCTGGGTGGTCGGGGTCACACGCGTGGCGGCCGATGAAGTGACGGTGACCAGCGGTCAGGCAGTCGCGCAGATGAGCGGCGGTTCATTTACGTTCACCGGCGACGGCTTCTCGCTCACGGCTGGCCCGAACGGCGTTGCCGGAGAGATCTTCCAGTGCGAGCCGTGTGCGCCTGCGGACCGGATTCAGTTCAATCTCAGCAGCACCAGCGGCGGCCATTTCTCCAGCGGTTTCCCCGGCGAGTTCAACGGGGTCGCGTATCCGTCGACCAACCTCTTCGGGCAGCTGAACTTCACCAGCCCTATGGAATTCACGAGCGCGACGGCGCTGCACACGATCAGCGCGCCGTTCACGTTGAGCGGCGAGATCGAGGGCCTGCCGCCGGGCAGCGGCAGCGGGGGGACGCCAATTTTCATTGCCTCGCTGAGCGGCAGCGGCATCGCGACCGCGCACTTCACGCCGGTCGGGGGCGGCCTGTTCGACGCGCACGACATCACCTACGACTTCACGTCCCCGGACGTCTCGGCGACGCCCGAGCCGGCCTCCCTGCTGCTGCTCGGCACCGGAGCGCTCAGCCTCCTCGCCCGTCGGCGGCGGATCTAG
- a CDS encoding DHH family phosphoesterase: MRVLAICQDELVIRSLDDVLLPSFEVDFLVESRPLARRLHEAGIEVTAGDPKRVDTYLKADISPNTCFIVQDTGRRSIRKTLDAIRDAGGTLIYVLHTGKRGANGRGEETAEITHLDLPELLRPTLVTELSRSMTRARVQQYQRYFNDAARVLILLHNDPDPDALASGLALRNLLRRTKTTAIIGAMQGVTRPENLRMANMLDIQVEQITPDSFASFDRIATVDVQPHYFGGLLDSAHLVVDHHPEQPGYSAVFKDIRADYGSTSTILTEHLRAVDVNISERTATAMLYAIKSDTLFFARHTNRVDLEAFTFLYPLADAALIRKMEGAEITLERLEYVTRASAGGILRDQVFTAFVGDAPREDFIPYTADFFLQLEDVKWTIIAGFVGQTLIVSVRNLGYSRNAGEFVKRWFADIGSAGGHRAMAKAVVPRDRFVGKFGSLDGPAITARLAEMADQFLHEPAVEKKLSIAR, from the coding sequence GTGCGCGTGCTGGCCATCTGTCAGGATGAACTGGTCATCCGATCGCTCGACGACGTCCTGTTACCGAGCTTCGAGGTCGATTTCCTTGTGGAAAGCCGGCCGCTCGCGCGCCGCCTCCACGAGGCCGGCATCGAAGTCACCGCCGGCGACCCCAAGCGCGTCGATACCTACCTGAAAGCCGACATCTCCCCGAACACCTGCTTCATCGTCCAGGACACCGGCCGCCGCAGCATCAGGAAGACCCTCGACGCCATCCGCGACGCCGGAGGGACGCTCATCTACGTCCTGCATACAGGCAAGCGAGGGGCCAACGGTCGCGGCGAGGAGACGGCCGAGATCACCCACCTCGATCTGCCGGAGCTGCTGCGGCCGACGCTGGTCACCGAGCTGAGCCGCTCGATGACGCGGGCCCGCGTGCAGCAGTACCAGCGCTACTTCAACGACGCCGCGCGCGTCCTCATCCTTCTGCACAACGATCCCGATCCCGACGCGCTGGCGAGCGGCCTGGCGCTCCGCAACCTGCTGCGCCGGACCAAGACCACCGCGATCATCGGCGCGATGCAGGGAGTGACGCGTCCCGAGAACCTGCGAATGGCCAACATGCTCGACATCCAGGTCGAGCAGATTACGCCGGACTCGTTCGCGAGCTTCGATCGTATCGCGACGGTCGACGTCCAGCCGCACTACTTCGGCGGCCTCCTCGACAGCGCGCACCTCGTCGTCGATCATCATCCCGAGCAGCCCGGCTACAGCGCCGTCTTCAAGGATATCCGCGCCGACTACGGATCCACCTCGACGATCCTCACCGAACACCTGCGCGCCGTCGACGTCAACATCTCCGAGCGCACGGCCACGGCGATGCTCTACGCGATCAAGTCCGACACGCTGTTCTTCGCTCGTCACACCAATCGCGTCGATCTCGAGGCGTTCACGTTCCTCTATCCGCTCGCCGACGCGGCGCTCATCCGCAAGATGGAAGGGGCGGAAATCACGCTCGAGCGGCTCGAGTACGTGACCCGCGCCAGCGCCGGTGGCATCCTGCGCGATCAGGTGTTCACGGCGTTCGTCGGCGACGCGCCGCGCGAGGACTTCATCCCCTACACGGCCGACTTCTTCCTGCAGCTCGAGGACGTGAAGTGGACGATCATCGCCGGCTTCGTCGGCCAGACGCTGATCGTCAGCGTCCGCAACCTGGGCTACTCGCGTAACGCCGGCGAGTTCGTGAAGCGGTGGTTCGCCGACATCGGATCGGCCGGCGGCCATCGCGCCATGGCCAAGGCGGTGGTGCCGCGGGATCGCTTCGTCGGCAAGTTCGGCAGTCTCGACGGACCGGCGATCACGGCACGGCTCGCCGAGATGGCCGACCAGTTCCTGCACGAGCCCGCCGTCGAGAAAAAGCTGTCCATCGCGCGCTGA
- a CDS encoding ATP-binding cassette domain-containing protein, with translation MGEAPVATTVTTPVTQAAAEPIVVFDKVWLAFDEKVILRDVSFTLQTGYTKIVLGASGAGKSTILRLTLGLLKPDAGRILVNGEEIEHFSEEQLMAVRADLGMVFQEGALFDSLTVRENVAYKLTEELNWPAARSDERVDEVLGFIGLSEFADRMPSELSGGQRRRVAIARALAARPKILLYDEPTTGLDPITSLTVDEEIVKLRDVEGVSSMLVTHQLRDAFFVAEHTAVREEAGLRYERASGGKAHQAHFIMLKDGRVHFEGHADELRAAARADEYIRAFLA, from the coding sequence ATGGGTGAAGCTCCCGTCGCCACGACCGTCACGACTCCCGTTACGCAGGCCGCCGCGGAGCCAATCGTGGTGTTCGACAAGGTGTGGCTCGCGTTCGACGAGAAGGTGATCCTGCGCGACGTGAGCTTCACGTTGCAGACCGGCTACACCAAGATCGTCCTCGGCGCGAGCGGCGCGGGAAAATCGACGATTCTGCGCCTGACGCTGGGACTGCTCAAGCCCGACGCCGGGCGAATCCTCGTCAACGGCGAGGAAATCGAGCATTTCAGCGAAGAGCAGTTGATGGCGGTCCGCGCCGATCTCGGCATGGTGTTCCAGGAAGGGGCATTGTTCGATTCGCTCACCGTCCGCGAGAACGTGGCCTACAAGCTGACCGAGGAGCTGAACTGGCCGGCGGCGCGGTCCGATGAGCGGGTCGACGAGGTGCTGGGATTCATCGGCCTGTCGGAATTCGCCGATCGCATGCCGTCGGAACTCTCCGGGGGGCAGCGCCGCCGCGTCGCGATCGCCCGCGCGCTGGCGGCCAGGCCGAAGATCCTGCTCTACGACGAGCCGACGACCGGCCTCGACCCGATCACCTCGCTGACCGTGGACGAGGAGATCGTGAAGCTGCGCGACGTCGAGGGGGTCAGCTCGATGCTGGTGACCCACCAGTTGCGCGACGCCTTCTTCGTCGCCGAGCACACCGCCGTGCGCGAAGAGGCCGGCCTGCGCTACGAACGCGCCAGCGGCGGCAAGGCGCACCAGGCGCATTTCATCATGCTCAAGGACGGGCGGGTCCACTTCGAAGGGCACGCCGACGAACTGCGCGCCGCGGCGCGCGCCGACGAGTACATCCGCGCCTTTCTCGCGTAA
- a CDS encoding YtxH domain-containing protein — translation MANNDSGAGTVVVAFVLGAIAGAAVALLMAPSTGEETRRRLVEKAREGRDKANEAARQGKDLWNRQRDTLAGALERGREAYQQARNAPPPGTPGEEM, via the coding sequence ATGGCGAATAACGACAGCGGCGCGGGAACGGTGGTCGTGGCGTTCGTGCTCGGGGCGATCGCCGGCGCGGCCGTGGCGCTGCTGATGGCGCCGTCGACCGGCGAGGAAACGCGCCGCCGGCTCGTGGAGAAGGCGCGCGAAGGGCGCGATAAGGCGAACGAGGCGGCGCGTCAGGGAAAAGATCTGTGGAACCGCCAGCGTGACACGCTCGCCGGCGCCCTCGAACGTGGCCGCGAGGCCTACCAGCAGGCGCGAAACGCCCCGCCGCCGGGCACGCCCGGGGAGGAGATGTGA
- a CDS encoding ankyrin repeat domain-containing protein — MGRELLDHDEGVLTLTASPESSRFDELIDAIVADDAGAVRLIRATPDVALLSAARERFHEDVHHQVYRGDTVLHLAAAALRPFVVTALVEAGADPNARNRRGATALHYACDARPAADTAPNAAAQTAVIRLLVDAGSIIEQKDRSGTAPLHRAVRARSVPAVRALLERGACVDATHGRQRTTSLHIVTHSTGASGTKGTRAEQQAIVALLLEYGADPRARDSNGNLPRL; from the coding sequence GTGGGAAGAGAGCTTCTGGATCACGACGAAGGGGTACTGACGCTGACGGCCTCTCCCGAATCGTCGCGTTTCGACGAGCTCATCGACGCGATCGTGGCTGACGATGCCGGGGCGGTGCGCCTGATACGAGCGACGCCGGACGTCGCATTGCTGTCTGCCGCCCGCGAGCGTTTCCACGAGGACGTTCACCACCAGGTCTATCGGGGAGATACCGTCCTGCACCTGGCGGCGGCTGCGCTCCGGCCGTTCGTCGTCACGGCGCTGGTCGAAGCCGGGGCGGACCCCAACGCCCGGAACCGGCGTGGTGCGACCGCGCTGCACTATGCCTGCGACGCGCGGCCTGCCGCGGACACCGCGCCGAACGCCGCGGCCCAGACGGCTGTGATCCGTCTCCTCGTCGATGCCGGATCGATCATCGAACAGAAAGACAGATCGGGGACGGCGCCGCTGCACCGCGCGGTACGCGCGCGCAGCGTGCCGGCGGTGCGCGCCCTGCTGGAGCGCGGCGCGTGCGTCGATGCCACGCACGGGAGACAGCGCACGACGTCTCTCCACATCGTCACGCATTCGACCGGAGCCAGCGGCACGAAAGGCACCCGCGCCGAGCAGCAGGCCATCGTCGCGCTGCTGCTCGAGTACGGGGCCGATCCTCGCGCGCGCGACAGCAACGGCAATCTGCCGCGGCTGTAG